In the genome of Vicia villosa cultivar HV-30 ecotype Madison, WI linkage group LG7, Vvil1.0, whole genome shotgun sequence, one region contains:
- the LOC131620704 gene encoding transcription termination factor MTERF4, chloroplastic-like — protein sequence MKVMNFSCGVTKPNFPFSQTEMPILTSFGHSKLTATLAFQLPCICVRKMRLITKLQCSVANRMFTSSSGGSQGPKRGGPSSSYVGYARPSLNEMKKDKVAMRENVYEFLRGIGLVPDELDGLELPVTVDVMKERVDFLHNLGLTIEDINNYPLVLGCSVKKNMVPVLDYLGKLGVRKSTLTKFLRRYPQVLHASVVVDLVPVVRYLQGMDIKPNDVPRVLERYPEVLGFKLEGTMSTSVAYLIGIGVGRRELGGVLTRYPEILGMRVGRVIKPFVEYLESLGIPRLAIARLIETQPYILGFDLDDKVKPNVKSLEEFNVRQTSIASIIAQYPDIIGADLEPKLANKKSVLNAVLDLDPEDFGLIVEKMPQVVSLNSTPMLKHVDFLKECGFSVVQIKKMIIGCPQLLALNIDIMKLSFDYFQSEMERPLEDMVEFPAFFTYGLESTIKPRHTMIAKKGLKCSLAWMLNCSNEKFEQRMDYDTIDMEEMEMKPSFDMNSLMRPRNDESDSDYEYSDSDDDDDDDDDDDDDDDDDDDDE from the coding sequence ATGAAAGTTATGAACTTTTCTTGTGGTGTAACAAAACCCAATTTTCCGTTTTCCCAAACAGAAATGCCAATTTTAACATCATTTGGTCATTCTAAGTTGACTGCTACCCTAGCTTTTCAATTGCCATGTATTTGTGTTAGGAAGATGAGGTTGATTACAAAGCTCCAGTGTTCTGTTGCTAATAGGATGTTTACTTCTAGCTCCGGTGGTTCGCAGGGACCTAAACGGGGAGGTCCCTCTTCGTCGTATGTTGGTTACGCTCGTCCTAGTTTAAATGAAATGAAGAAAGATAAGGTGGCGATGCGTGAAAATGTTTACGAGTTCTTGCGAGGAATTGGCCTTGTTCCTGATGAACTTGATGGTCTTGAGCTTCCTGTTACGGTTGATGTTATGAAGGAGCGTGTGGATTTTCTTCATAACTTGGGGCTTACGATTGAAGATATTAACAACTATCCTCTTGTTCTTGGTTGTAGCGTCAAGAAGAATATGGTGCCTGTGCTTGATTATCTTGGTAAATTGGGAGTTAGGAAATCCACGCTAACGAAGTTTTTGAGGAGATACCCGCAAGTGCTTCATGCTAGTGTGGTTGTGGATCTTGTGCCGGTGGTTAGGTATCTTCAAGGGATGGATATCAAACCCAATGATGTTCCTCGTGTTCTTGAGAGGTATCCAGAAGTGCTAGGATTCAAGCTTGAGGGAACTATGAGCACATCAGTTGCTTATTTGATTGGAATTGGTGTTGGAAGAAGAGAACTCGGAGGTGTCTTAACTAGATACCCGGAGATTTTGGGGATGCGGGTTGGTCGAGTCATCAAGCCTTTTGTGGAGTATCTAGAAAGCTTGGGTATTCCAAGGCTAGCCATTGCTAGACTAATAGAGACACAACCATATATTCTTGGATTCGATCTCGACGATAAGGTGAAGCCAAACGTCAAATCCCTCGAAGAGTTTAATGTTCGGCAAACGTCAATTGCCTCGATAATTGCTCAGTATCCTGACATCATTGGAGCTGACCTAGAGCCAAAGCTTGCCAATAAGAAAAGCGTTCTCAATGCTGTACTTGATTTAGATCCTGAGGATTTTGGCTTAATCGTTGAGAAAATGCCGCAGGTAGTAAGCCTCAATAGTACACCTATGCTAAAGCATGTTGATTTTCTTAAGGAATGCGGATTTTCTGTGGTGCAAATAAAGAAGATGATTATTGGGTGCCCTCAACTACTTGCTTTAAACATTGATATCATGAAACTTAGCTTTGATTACTTCCAAAGCGAGATGGAACGGCCTTTGGAAGACATGGTTGAATTCCCAGCATTTTTCACTTATGGTTTGGAGTCAACTATAAAACCTAGGCATACCATGATTGCAAAAAAAGGATTGAAGTGTTCACTGGCATGGATGCTTAATTGTTCTAATGAGAAATTTGAGCAGCGGATGGATTATGACACTATTGACATGGAAGAGATGGAAATGAAACCATCTTTTGACATGAACTCATTGATGCGACCAAGGAATGATGAATCGGATTCTGATTATGAATACAGcgattctgatgatgatgatgatgatgatgatgatgatgatgatgatgatgatgatgatgatgatgatgagtga
- the LOC131620705 gene encoding uncharacterized calcium-binding protein At1g02270-like: MGRTISKTQIYAMQENQQQLPCISCTTFNILAPIYKRINHEDESCRESEYRGCWLARNNRILDWLLFERSSIICLQEFWVGNEELVNLYEKRLGDAGYIHFKLGRTNNRGDGLLIAVKKEYFKVINYKELHFNDCGDRVAQLLHVELAFPLSQGQKSGVRQEILIVNTHLLFPHDSSLCLVRLHQVYKILLYVESYQKECQLKPLPIILCGDWNGSKRGHVYMFLRSQGFVSSYDTAHHYTDADAHKWISHRNHLGNTCAVDFIWLLNPDKYRKLLKSSWSEAVFGMFKYLLQRTSLTESAAFDFLKDENEDCITYSGFRKALQQLNLIGHCYGLSDEETKDLWFQADIDGNGVIDYKQFLYRIWNQTESDYQRDDKSNETQDKESTDSEEEETIGFSVKNAVLFPQEMEKGSWPEDYSLSDHARLTAVFTPIRIACSHKIS, translated from the exons atgGGAAGAACAATTTCAAAGACTCAAATTTACGCAATGCAGGAAAACCAACAACAACTACCTTGTATTAGCTGCACCACTTTCAACATTCTTGCTCCTATATACAAGCGTATTAACCATGAG GATGAGAGTTGTCGTGAAAGTGAGTATAGAGGATGTTGGTTGGCGAGGAATAACAGGATTTTGGATTGGTTGTTGTTTGAGAGATCTTCCATTATTTGTCTTCAG GAATTTTGGGTTGGAAATGAAGAGCTTGTTAATCTGTATGAGAAGAGACTTGGTGATGCTGGATATATTCATTTTAAGCTCGGAAGGACTAACAACCGTGGCGATG GTCTTCTGATAGCAGTGAAAAAGGAATATTTCAAAGTTATAAATTACAAGGAGTTGCATTTCAATGATTGTGGTGATCGAGTAGCTCAATTGTTACATGTTGAGTTAGCTTTTCCACTTTCACAGGGTCAAAAAAGTGGTGTTAGACAAGAAATTCTAATTGTCAATACTCACCTACTATTTCCTCATGATTCAAGTCTATGCCTTGTGCGACTTCATCAG GTTTACAAGATACTTCTATATGTGGAATCTTATCAGAAAGAGTGTCAACTTAAGCCTTTACCAATTATACTATGCGg TGATTGGAACGGAAGCAAACGCGGACATGTTTACATGTTCCTAAGGTCTCAAGGGTTTGTATCATCCTATGATACTGCACATCACTACACTGATGCAGATGCTCACAAG TGGATTAGTCATCGTAACCATCTCGGAAATACATGTGCTGTTGATTTCATATGGCTCCTGAATCCTGACAAATATCGAAAACTGCTAAAGTCAAGTTGGAGCGAAGCAGTTTTTGGCATGTTCAAG TATCTATTGCAAAGAACTTCATTGACAGAGAGTGCTGCATTTGATTTTCTAAAGGATGAAAATGAAGATTGTATTACATATTCTGGTTTTCGTAAAGCGCTTCAACAG CTTAATTTGATTGGTCATTGTTATGGTTTGAGTGATGAAGAGACAAAGgacttgtggtttcaagcagatATAGATGGAAACGGTGTAATTGATTATAAACAATTTCTG TATCGAATATGGAATCAAACAGAGTCAGATTATCAAAGAGATGACAAATCGAACGAGACGCAAGACAAAGAATCAACTGATAGTGAAGAGGAGGAAACAATTGGCTTTAGTGTTAAAAATGCAGTGTTGTTCCCTCAAGAGATGGAGAAGGGTAGTTGGCCAGAAGACTATTCCCTTTCTGATCATGCAAGACTAACTGCAGTCTTCACACCTATAAGAATTGCATGCTCTCACAAGATTTCTTGA
- the LOC131619273 gene encoding uncharacterized protein LOC131619273: MSDLQIEKTQQEQEPTLKQNSPISHKQLQQSVFIPSSSSSSSSIMVDLDHHHTHNNSLKRHSPPSSSTAERSSKKHSFNQEDLSLTGNDGFSANALPISVCGNFLRYCISDPYTFHDQSSTGLPPLPSENLRRCKSDVIPSKAKTAARCLNSEENIPDDSMKLKKMKERLTEMKQLWDEVVKEDIEDEKEEGEEHSLVAEENKTLSQDEKGKDYEEAISVEWIEKSLNLTFRCPCGKGYEVQICGNNCYYKLV; the protein is encoded by the exons ATGAGTGATTTGCAGATTGAAAAAactcaacaagaacaagaacCTACATTGAAGCAAAACTCTCCAATCTCTCACAAACAACTACAACAATCCGTTttcattccatcatcatcatcatcatcatcatcaataatggTTGATCTTGATCATCATCACACTCACAACAACTCTCTCAAACGCCATTCACCGCCGTCTTCTTCCACCGCCGAACGCTCATCCAAGAAGCATTCTTTCAACCAAGAGGATCTCAGTCTCACCGGTAACGATGGCTTCTCAGCCAATGCTCTTCCTATCAGTGTCTGTGGAAATTTTCTTCGCTACTGCATCTCCGATCCATACACCTTTCATGATCAATCCTCTACTGGCTTGCCGCCTCTCCCCTCGGAGAATCTCAGGAGATGCAAGTCTGATGTTATTCCTTCTAAGGCTAAAACAGCTGCTCGCTGTTTGAACTCTGAAGAAAATATCCCTGATGACTCCATG AAGCTTAAGAAGATGAAAGAACGGTTAACAGAAATGAAGCAGCTGTGGgatgaagttgtgaaagaagacatagaagatgaaaaagaagaaggagaagaacacTCTCTTGTTGCTGAAGAAAACAAAACCCTATCTCAG GATGAAAAGGGAAAAGACTATGAAGAAGCAATTAGTGTAGAGTGGATTGAAAAGAGTTTAAACcttactttcaggtgtccatgtGGGAAAGGGTATGAGGTTCAAATATGTGGAAACAATTGCTACTACAAGTTGGTTTAG